One segment of Candidatus Babeliales bacterium DNA contains the following:
- a CDS encoding DUF58 domain-containing protein produces MLNKEQQKKIKRIQLQTKRLLTGHLVGDYRTNKKGFGLEFEQLGEYQFGDDIRFIDWKSSARTNKMLIKEYKEERNRTIIIIMDGSQSTWYGSNYTKKERMQEIVSSLTLAAVHGKDHVGLIMVTDEVETYMAPKNSIKYGYQIIEKIFNFESKSKKTKLQKAFEHVMRVQKSDALVFVVSDFIDEDIESKLPILAKKHDVVAIRCLDNYEKNIPQYGFIHCNDLETGEEIVLNMKNMSSLQERITKQNNIFKKNRIDCLDIDVNKTSIIEDIIYFFNKRLKH; encoded by the coding sequence ATGCTTAATAAGGAACAACAAAAAAAAATTAAACGTATTCAATTACAAACAAAGCGCTTATTAACTGGCCATCTTGTTGGAGATTATCGTACGAATAAAAAAGGATTTGGGTTAGAATTTGAGCAGCTTGGTGAATACCAATTTGGCGATGATATTCGTTTTATTGATTGGAAGAGTTCGGCACGAACAAACAAAATGCTTATCAAAGAATATAAAGAAGAACGAAATAGAACCATAATAATTATTATGGATGGTTCTCAATCAACATGGTATGGATCAAATTACACCAAAAAAGAACGCATGCAGGAAATAGTATCATCTTTAACATTAGCTGCGGTACATGGCAAAGATCATGTTGGTCTAATAATGGTAACTGATGAAGTCGAAACTTATATGGCGCCAAAAAATAGTATTAAGTATGGGTACCAAATAATAGAAAAAATATTTAATTTTGAAAGCAAATCAAAAAAAACAAAATTGCAAAAAGCATTTGAGCATGTTATGAGAGTGCAAAAATCTGATGCGTTAGTTTTTGTTGTTTCTGATTTTATTGATGAAGATATAGAATCAAAATTGCCGATATTAGCAAAAAAACATGATGTAGTAGCAATACGTTGTTTAGATAATTACGAAAAAAATATACCTCAATATGGTTTTATTCATTGTAATGATTTAGAAACCGGTGAAGAGATTGTTCTAAATATGAAAAACATGAGCAGCCTTCAAGAAAGAATAACAAAGCAAAATAATATATTTAAAAAAAATAGGATAGATTGTTTAGATATAGACGTAAACAAAACGTCAATAATTGAAGATATCATCTATTTTTTCAACAAGCGTTTAAAACATTAA
- the serS gene encoding serine--tRNA ligase, translating to MIDLNLLRESPKKIISLIKSKDPSFDAEKLYKKDEEVRALRVEVESLRYRKNELAKLGKKGVTPELREESITLSKKLKELEESLQETEKIFNQLYLSCPNIPQEDIPVGDKEANVVVKQEGQKPLIPFTIKNHVELGEALGWFDFAAAAKMTGSNFALYKGDAVRLMYALTMFMLEHNREHGYEFVLPPYLVNEKSLEVTGNFPKFRDQVYQVPEDKLYLSPTSEVNLANIYRDHIFSADELPVRLTAWTSCFRREAGSYGATERGLIRIHQFEKVELFTFCQPDMAKKELDRMVACAEGLLQKLGLAYRVVLLATQDSSFASARTYDLEVWMPGQDTFYEVSSCSNCTDFQARRGQIRYRKDAGEKPQLVYTLNASSLALPRLMVAIMENYQREDGSIAIPEILKKYGVW from the coding sequence ATGATCGATCTAAATTTGCTACGTGAATCTCCCAAAAAAATTATTTCTTTAATAAAAAGTAAAGACCCTTCTTTTGATGCAGAAAAGTTATATAAAAAAGATGAAGAAGTGCGTGCTTTAAGAGTAGAAGTTGAATCTTTGCGATATCGAAAAAATGAATTGGCAAAGTTGGGTAAAAAGGGTGTTACGCCTGAGTTGCGTGAAGAATCAATTACTTTAAGTAAAAAGTTAAAAGAGTTAGAAGAATCGCTCCAAGAAACTGAAAAAATTTTTAACCAATTATATTTATCATGCCCGAATATCCCGCAAGAAGATATACCAGTTGGTGATAAAGAAGCGAATGTTGTTGTTAAACAAGAAGGCCAAAAACCACTGATTCCATTTACGATAAAAAATCATGTAGAACTTGGTGAAGCGCTTGGTTGGTTTGATTTTGCTGCTGCAGCAAAAATGACTGGGAGTAATTTTGCTCTTTATAAAGGTGATGCGGTTCGTTTAATGTATGCGCTTACCATGTTTATGTTGGAACATAATCGTGAACATGGCTATGAATTTGTATTGCCACCATATTTAGTAAATGAAAAATCTTTAGAGGTTACCGGAAATTTTCCAAAATTTCGTGATCAAGTATATCAGGTTCCTGAAGATAAATTATATCTTTCACCAACTTCAGAAGTAAATTTAGCCAATATATATCGCGATCATATTTTTTCTGCTGATGAGTTACCGGTACGATTAACTGCTTGGACCAGTTGTTTTAGAAGAGAAGCAGGAAGTTATGGTGCAACTGAAAGAGGATTAATTCGTATACATCAATTTGAAAAAGTTGAATTATTTACTTTTTGTCAGCCAGATATGGCTAAAAAAGAACTTGATCGTATGGTGGCGTGTGCGGAAGGATTGTTGCAAAAACTTGGGCTTGCTTACCGCGTGGTGCTTTTGGCAACACAAGATTCTTCATTTGCTTCGGCACGTACTTATGATTTAGAAGTATGGATGCCGGGTCAAGATACTTTTTATGAGGTTTCTTCTTGTAGTAATTGTACTGATTTTCAAGCAAGGCGTGGGCAAATACGTTACCGCAAAGATGCGGGAGAAAAACCACAATTAGTATATACATTGAATGCTTCTTCATTAGCTTTGCCGCGGCTTATGGTAGCAATTATGGAAAATTATCAACGGGAAGATGGTTCTATTGCAATTCCAGAAATACTAAAAAAATATGGTGTTTGGTAA
- a CDS encoding HU family DNA-binding protein has product MNKSQLIDSLSEETTFSKKDVARLLDSLARTVQRALKGGDKVQWASFGTWSVSKRPARKGINPATKQRIDLPAINVPKFKPGKALREIVRSI; this is encoded by the coding sequence ATGAACAAGAGCCAATTAATTGACTCCCTCTCTGAGGAAACCACATTTAGCAAAAAAGACGTTGCACGTCTTTTAGATAGTTTAGCGCGCACAGTACAGCGAGCTTTAAAAGGTGGCGACAAAGTGCAATGGGCGAGTTTTGGTACTTGGTCAGTTTCAAAAAGACCTGCACGTAAGGGAATCAACCCAGCTACTAAACAGCGTATTGATCTTCCTGCAATTAATGTACCTAAATTCAAACCTGGAAAAGCACTACGTGAGATAGTAAGATCAATTTAA